The window TGGGCGATTCGCCTTGCCAGTGCCAGTCCGATATCGGGTCGGCTGGATTCGTGGTAATCTCCGCCAAGAAAGTTTGGGTCCGATTCAATGGCGGTGATTTGTTCAAAATTCATGATGCGCTGTGAAATCGTGGTTTCGATGCCTGTTCCAATCAGGATAATATTCCGAACCCTTTCCGGATAGCGTGTAGCGAGGTGTTGGCAGAGAAACCCGCCTATTGAAGATCCGATGACGGCATGGAGGCGGTCGATTCCAAGATGATCGAGCAGTTTGATTTGGGAATCCACAATGTCTCCCATGCGGATCGCTGGAAAAGACGAAGCCCAACGACGACCGGTTGCAGGGTTGATCGATGCCGGGCCGGTCGAACCGTAACAGCCGCCGAGATAGTTTGCGCAAATCACGAAAAATTTTCTTGTGTCGAGCGCCTTGCCCGGTCCAATAAAACCGCCCCACCAACCCTCGTGAAGTTCTTCCGTCCAGCGTGTGTCGGTTTCAAGCACCTGGGTGTTCCAGCCGGACGCGTGCTGGCTGCCGGTCATGGCATGAAAGAGCAGGATCGCGTTGGAACGGTCTCCGTTCAGGCGGCCATACGTCTCATAGGCCAGTGTGAATTTTCCCAGACTACCCCCGCAGCGGAGCTGCAGGGGATTGTCCGGTTGTTCAAACTCAAAAAACCGGGTTTGAACCAGTTCTGAGTGAAGCGTGGCGGGGCCATGAGGCGCGGTCATTGCTGCGAGGCGGCCAAAGCCTGGTCGATGTCGGCTTTGATGTCCTCCACGTTTTCCAAACCGATGGAGAGCCGGACGTAATCCGGGGTAACGCCTGTTTCCGACTGCTCTTCCGGCGTGAGTTGTTGGTGCGTGGTGGAAGCCGGATGAATAACCAAGCTCTTGGCGTCGCCGATGTTGGCGAGGTGCGAGAGCAATTTCACCGAGTTGATGAATTTCTTTCCCGTTTCAAGGCCGCCTTTGATACCGAAGCCGACGAGGCCGCCGAATCCGCTTTTCAAATATTTTGAGGCGACCTGGTGGCTGGGATCGTCGGGCAACCCGGAGTAAGCCACCCAGCTTACCAAGGGATGCGATTTCAGGTGCCGGGCCACTTCGAGTGCGTTGGATGAGTGCTGGCGCTGGCGAAGAGGGAGCGTTTCCAGTCCTTGCAGGAACAGGAAGGCGTTGAACGGGCTGAGCGCCGGGCCAATGTCGCGCAAAAGGGTGACGCGCACTTTCAGGATGAATGCCACGTTTCCCAAACCGGGTACGTTGCTCAAGGCATCCCAGTATTTCAGACCGTGATAGCTCGGATCGGGTTCGGTGAATTCGGGGAACTTGCCGTTGTTCCATTTGAATTTTCCGGAATCGACAATAACCCCGCCGATAGATGTACCATGCCCGCCGATGTATTTCGTGGCGGAGGATACGATGATGTCCGCGCCATAATCAAACGGACGAACCAATCCGACACCGACAGTGTTGTCCACGACCAGCGGAATGCCGGCTTCGTGCGCGATTTTTGCCAGCGCCTCGAAGTCCGGAACATCGAGCTTGGGATTGCCGATGGTTTCGGCGTACAGGGCTCGTGTCTTTGGCGTGATGGCCTTGCGAAACGCTTCCGGATTACGCGAGTCCACGAACCTAACTGTACGGCCGAGCTTGGGCAGCGTGTAATGGAAGAGCTGGTAGGTGCCGCCGTACAGATTGTTGGCGGAAACGATTTCATCGCCGACCTGTGTGATGGCCAGCAGCGCCAGTGTTTCCGCTGATTGCCCCGAGGCCACCGCCAAGGCCCCGCTCCCGCCTTCGATAGCCGCAACGCGCTGTTCAAACACATCATTGGTCGGGTTTGTGATGCGGGTGTAGATATTGCCGAATTCCTTCAGAGCGAAACGATTGGCTGCCTGATCCGTGTCTTTGAAGACATAGGAAGCGGTTTGATAAATGGGTACGGCCCGTGAACCGGTGGCAGAGTCGGGTGTTTGACCGGCATGAAGAGCTGTGGTTTCAAGATTGTGCTGAGACATAAGAGATCCTTTTGTTTTGGGTTAAGGCTGATGGTGTTTTCCGGATGGTTCATGGGGTTATATCCAACCTTTCCGGGAGGTCGTTTTCCTCCCGGACAAATCCGCGCCGGGTTAGAATTCGTATTTGACCTGCGCTGCGACGCCTGTCTTTTCCGATGTGTCGAGTACGTTTCCGAAATAGCCATAGCCGACAGTGATGGTGATATGGTTGTTGGGCACAAAGGCCAGGCCCACGGTGTACCAATCCTCTTCGGGACGCACCAGATTGCCGATGCGCGTGTACGGATTGTCTTTCTGGCGGTATTCTCCGGCCAGCCACAACCAATCCGTGACGTTGTAGGCGATGTTGCCTTCAAAAGTGGCTTGGTAGGTGTCGCCAAAGCCCACATAACCGAGTTGTGAGGCTTCAGTCAACCTGACGCCTGCCGAAATCAGCAGCGGGCGGTCGAACACCTTCGGGAAGGTTTTGCTGGCCGTCAGAGTGAAGTCCACGCCGTCGTTGCTTTTGTATCCGATGTTGGTGAGTCCCCCGCCCAAACGGTTATTGATCTGGGCAATGCCATCATTGTATTTGTAGGAAATACCCGCTGTGATGGCGGGTACCGGGACATTAAAGCTGTTTTCAGGAATGATGAGTCCGCGTACATTGAAGTTGTACAGATAAACGTCGTCCCGTCTGATGTCGGGGCCCCCTGCATCAAGCACGGAATTACGCAGGCTGCCGGTGCCAAACCGGCTGGCGGAAAATCCGAGTTCGACGCGCTGCAGCAGGGTTTCGGTCAGAGCGAAGACTTCAATATTTTTTTGGTCTGCGTTAATGTAGGTGCCGGAAACCGAGGGCAGTCCGAAGATCTGGTCTTTGGGCCCGGGATTCACCAGGTAAGCGGTTGGGGTAATGAGGATACCGCCTGTTCCTTCGATTGTGTGGAGGGGCAGAGGCGCGCCCTTTTCATTCCTGGCGGGTGCGTCTGACTGCACCACTTTGTCGAGTTCATGTACATTGGTTTTGGGGTTTCCGGTGTCGGCGTTGGCCAATGCCGGATAGAGCAGCAATAGTGAGGCGACGACCCAGGAAATGGATAAATATTTGGCTATTTTCATGGTTTTTCATACTCCGCGAAAACCGCCAGGGGTCTGGTAAGTTCCAGCTCTAAATTTTATTAATAAGCCCGCACTGGAGTGGTGGCATGGATTCGACCTACCGGGGAGCAGGGAATCTGAGAGGCAGCCCATCCAAGGACATCCAGCGCAAATTCCATAAACCCTATCGAATACGTAGGGTATATAATTTAAGCGGTTAATTAGGTCAAAGAAAAACAATAACAACCTGCAAGATAGTAACATATGTAATGTGGACATTAGGAATCTTTTCCACGCCTGGCTGAATAACGTTGCCCCGTTGGGGCAAGCCAATCGACACGCTCGTTGAGCTCACAATGGAAGCAGGCAGTTGCCGCGTTGCCTCACGGCTAAATGACACCGAAGGGTTGGGGTGATTGAATCAAGGTCTGGATAGCAGAACGGCTGGAGAATGCGGCTCTTGTACCTTAAAGTGCCTCCCGCCTTCTGAATTCTTCTTTTTCATCCCTGTTCCGGCAGGGCGACAAACGGGCTTTCCTTGAGTTCGTAGTGTAGCGTTCCGCGCAGCATGCGCACGCAGTGGGTGAGCGCCCCCGCCACAATCACCAGAACCAGAATCAAAAATCCGCCCGTCACAACGGCGTCGAGCCGCATGTTGAATGCCAGGGTCTGCAGCCTGTGAATTTGCTCCGGCAAACTCGCGGCGCCTATTTGTTTGTCATACTCAGCGGCGGCGCTCAAGAACCCGAGCTTCGGATCCGGCGAAAATATTTTGATCCAGCCGGCGGAAAAGGTCACAGCGACGAGAAACGCAAGCGGGGCGGCGGTTACGGCCAGGTAGCGTTGTTTGCCCATCTTGATCAGGATCACCGAGCCGAGGCTGAGGGCGATGACGGCCAGCAACTGGTTGGCGATCCCGAAAATCGGCCAGAGGCTGTTGATGCCGCCGAGGGGATCGATCACACCCTGGTACAAAAAGTATCCCCACGCGGCGACAAACACAATGCTGGTAACCAGGTTCGCCGTCCATGATTTCGTGTTGCCCAGAGGTTTCCAAATATGAGCCAGCAGGTCCTGGAACAAAAACCGTCCGACTCGCGTTCCCGCGTCAATCGTGGGCAGAATGAACAGGACCTCGAACATGATGGCGAAATGGTACCAGAGGGCGAGGGCGCCCGAGTCGGCGAAGGCCTTGGAAAACATTTTGGCCATGCCGACCGCAAAGGTCGGCGCGCCGCCGGTGCGCCCGATCATTGTTTTTTCGCCGATTTCCGCCGCGAGTCCCGACATGCCGGCTTCCGTTACTGGAAATCCTGCGGCAGTGACGTGGGCGACCACTTCAGCCGCGGGGCCTTTCATGTTGATGGCAAAATATTGTCCTGGTTCAAGGGCGCAGGCGGCGGTCAGCGCCATCAGGCCGACGACCATTTCCACGACCATGGCGCCGTAACCGATCATTCGGATCTGGGGCTCGCGTTCGATCAGTTTGGGCGTGGTGCCGGAGGCGACCAGGCTGTGAAAGCCCGAGACAGCCCCGCAGGCGATGGTGATGCAGACAAAGGGGAACACAGGCCCGGCGAACACAAGCCCCGTGCCGTCGATGAAACGGGTGAGGGCTGGCATGTGCAATTGCGGTTGGAGGATGAGGATGGCGACGGCCAGCAAGGCCACTGCGCCGAGTTTTAGAAAGGTGCTGAGATAATCGCGCGGGGCGAGCAAAAGCCAGACTGGCAGTGCGGTGGCGGAAACTCCGTAGATCATCACGGCCCAGGCCAGCCGACGGTCGCTTTGCAGAAACCAGGTCTCGATGCCCGGGAATTGGTGCAGGTATTGTCCGGCCCAAACCGACGCCAGCAGGCCGAGCACACCGAGTATGCTCACCCAGCCGATACCCAGTTTTGTGTAGCGAAGGCCGCAGCCCATGAGAAAGGCAATCGGGATGGTCATCGCGACCGTGAAGACGCCCCAGGGGCTTTCCGCCATGGCTTTGACGACGACAAGTCCGAGGACCGACAGAAGAATCACCAGGATTGCCAGTACACTAACAATGCAAACGATGCCGATCTCCGGCCCGATTTCCTCCTTCACCATTTGCCCGAGCGATTTGCCGCCGCGCCGGATGGAACTGAAGAGGATGATGAGATCATGCA of the Candidatus Methylacidiphilales bacterium genome contains:
- a CDS encoding carbon starvation CstA family protein, which gives rise to MKRIGSILLWTAISCLGALSIGLLALNRGESVNAIWLVTAGLCTLAVSYRFYSKWLITKVLVLDPHRAPPAVTHQDGIDYVPTHRWMVFGHHFAAIAGPGPLVGPVLAAQFGYLPGTLWLLVGATLGGGVHDLIILFSSIRRGGKSLGQMVKEEIGPEIGIVCIVSVLAILVILLSVLGLVVVKAMAESPWGVFTVAMTIPIAFLMGCGLRYTKLGIGWVSILGVLGLLASVWAGQYLHQFPGIETWFLQSDRRLAWAVMIYGVSATALPVWLLLAPRDYLSTFLKLGAVALLAVAILILQPQLHMPALTRFIDGTGLVFAGPVFPFVCITIACGAVSGFHSLVASGTTPKLIEREPQIRMIGYGAMVVEMVVGLMALTAACALEPGQYFAINMKGPAAEVVAHVTAAGFPVTEAGMSGLAAEIGEKTMIGRTGGAPTFAVGMAKMFSKAFADSGALALWYHFAIMFEVLFILPTIDAGTRVGRFLFQDLLAHIWKPLGNTKSWTANLVTSIVFVAAWGYFLYQGVIDPLGGINSLWPIFGIANQLLAVIALSLGSVILIKMGKQRYLAVTAAPLAFLVAVTFSAGWIKIFSPDPKLGFLSAAAEYDKQIGAASLPEQIHRLQTLAFNMRLDAVVTGGFLILVLVIVAGALTHCVRMLRGTLHYELKESPFVALPEQG
- a CDS encoding O-acetylhomoserine aminocarboxypropyltransferase/cysteine synthase, whose amino-acid sequence is MSQHNLETTALHAGQTPDSATGSRAVPIYQTASYVFKDTDQAANRFALKEFGNIYTRITNPTNDVFEQRVAAIEGGSGALAVASGQSAETLALLAITQVGDEIVSANNLYGGTYQLFHYTLPKLGRTVRFVDSRNPEAFRKAITPKTRALYAETIGNPKLDVPDFEALAKIAHEAGIPLVVDNTVGVGLVRPFDYGADIIVSSATKYIGGHGTSIGGVIVDSGKFKWNNGKFPEFTEPDPSYHGLKYWDALSNVPGLGNVAFILKVRVTLLRDIGPALSPFNAFLFLQGLETLPLRQRQHSSNALEVARHLKSHPLVSWVAYSGLPDDPSHQVASKYLKSGFGGLVGFGIKGGLETGKKFINSVKLLSHLANIGDAKSLVIHPASTTHQQLTPEEQSETGVTPDYVRLSIGLENVEDIKADIDQALAASQQ
- a CDS encoding DUF3034 family protein; the protein is MKIAKYLSISWVVASLLLLYPALANADTGNPKTNVHELDKVVQSDAPARNEKGAPLPLHTIEGTGGILITPTAYLVNPGPKDQIFGLPSVSGTYINADQKNIEVFALTETLLQRVELGFSASRFGTGSLRNSVLDAGGPDIRRDDVYLYNFNVRGLIIPENSFNVPVPAITAGISYKYNDGIAQINNRLGGGLTNIGYKSNDGVDFTLTASKTFPKVFDRPLLISAGVRLTEASQLGYVGFGDTYQATFEGNIAYNVTDWLWLAGEYRQKDNPYTRIGNLVRPEEDWYTVGLAFVPNNHITITVGYGYFGNVLDTSEKTGVAAQVKYEF
- a CDS encoding homoserine O-acetyltransferase, with the protein product MTAPHGPATLHSELVQTRFFEFEQPDNPLQLRCGGSLGKFTLAYETYGRLNGDRSNAILLFHAMTGSQHASGWNTQVLETDTRWTEELHEGWWGGFIGPGKALDTRKFFVICANYLGGCYGSTGPASINPATGRRWASSFPAIRMGDIVDSQIKLLDHLGIDRLHAVIGSSIGGFLCQHLATRYPERVRNIILIGTGIETTISQRIMNFEQITAIESDPNFLGGDYHESSRPDIGLALARRIAHKTFIAPDALRERARDEVVSSRPPFGWYEMKNPVESYMLHQGEKFIRRFDANSYLRILDAWQWFDLLEGSSAKNVAELFSRCREQHFLVFSIDSDVAFHPKEQERLVRLLEKARASATWITVHSDKGHDSFLLEPSLFGPHLTYALAQ